Sequence from the Papaver somniferum cultivar HN1 unplaced genomic scaffold, ASM357369v1 unplaced-scaffold_150, whole genome shotgun sequence genome:
AAAACTCAATCTCCTTCGGTTTCTATGTGGTGGAAAAAAGTAGAAAAGTACTACAACCTTCCAAATTCTTCTAAGAAACCCACTCCAGTAGTTCTTAAATTAGGGATATATTGATAATGTACTGTTTCATTAAGATTTTAATCTATTGAAAATTGCAAAACAGTGTGTGCCTACTGTCCTAGCACTGCGTGGCGCTAAGATTTTCGACAGTGATGCAACTGACAGTGGTCTAGTTTATTTCTGCAGTCGTCTACCCGTTTGATTCCAAAGTTTGCAGTTCTTAAAGTCTGATTACAGCTATCCTCATATTTTGGCATCCATGGATCACTTCTCCATTTGTCTCAGAATGAGAAAGACATCTGTTGCATATTCTGCCATGCAGCTGACTTTAACCTTGGAGCACAACCTTGAGGCCTTTATACGGCAACAGAACTGATGAAGTGGACAACTTAAACCAGAATCAGCTGCAGTGTCCGAGAATCCGTCATATATATGGTTGTTTTTGTCTTAAAAAGATATAAAAAGTTTCCTTCCTTATATAGCATTTCTAGAGTTTTAAGTTTtaaggagttttttagggtttgtgaTAATGCCTATATATAAAAGGCACCGCGGTTATCAACTCCGAAAGACATAACGAGTTGTTgtcactacaaaacagaaggtctcttgggacggccaaaaatcgtcccaagaggtattagggacggtttatgtaccgtTCCCTGTTCcgccgtcactaatactatttggccatgttttttttttgggacggacatattttagtcttgatttaaatattttatgactattagggacggtcaggccatcaccgtcccaaacatccttctttagggacggttttttcaaaacTGGCCGTCCCTACAAGCCTTCTTTTTTGTAGTGTGTCCCTTTTTTTTTCGAGTCAAAAAAAGTGTTCTAGGGTTTTGATAACTTCTCCAAAAATTCAAAGATGCATCCTGTAAATCAAAACCATGTTAATCAATCATACGGTCACAATAATGGCGTAATAAACAACAATATTATTACTGCAAATTATCAAATTATGGATGAAGAAGAACTAGAAGATGATCCTTTTAGTTCTGCCGCTTATGCCGATGATAATGATCGACTCACTATATCTTATCGAGGAAAGGCCTGGGTTTTTGATTCTGTTTCACCTGACAATGTACGAGCTGTGAGGTCGTTATTAGGTGGATATGAAGTGCCTAGTTTTGGATTGACTACTGCTCCTCTAAGTGTTGATCAGACTCAAAAGGGCGGTGATAGTGATCATCTTCCAGGACGTTTCAACCAGCAAGAGAGGGCCGTTGCCTTGAACAGATATCGCGAGAAAAGGAATCATCGTTGCTTTGACAAGAATAAAATTCGATATTCAGTTCGCAAAGAAGTTGCCGAAAGGATGCAGCGTAAAAAGGGTCAGTTTGCATCCTCGAAGCCCACTCCAACAGAATCTGCATTCGGGTCTTCTTCAAATGCTCTGGTACCATTTGAACAACTAGAAACTATGTGCACACACTGCGGTACCGGTTCAAACAACACTCCGATGATGCGTGGTGGACCTCAGGGACCGAGGTCTCTATGCAATGCGTGTGGGCTTAGGTGGAAAAGCAAGGGAACTTTGACAGATCTTCCAAGAACTGTAACTGCAGCCATGAACAAATCTGCGAGCCAAGATGAGGCTAAAGTTGATGGTGATGGCGGAGGTGGTGAAATGGGATGCACTAGTCAGGCACTTGACATTGTTCCTTCCCCACAAACACCACATGAGGAATACAACTTTGCATGCTTATTGACGGACAAAAAGACGGAAGATGGATGGATGTGCAGCCGAACAAATGGATAGAAGATGGTAATTGATTATCTTTTTCATGTTGATTTTATATACTTATTTCTATGTACAGTTAATTTTCAGTTCCTGATTCTAGAAACCCTTTTACATCTATATATCATCGTTATGCTAGGCGAAAAAAATCTTCCAATCACAACCTatagttttttattttgattgataAGGATTTTGGTGTTGACAAGTTTCGAGCTCAGACCATTATCATCTGTACCCATTAACAACTATGCTACTGCTAGTGGCATTGACAAAGCTTAAAATTATAACTATGACCCGCATAGCAATCTCAGTTAAAATTTATTTTCCCTTATTGTGATTAGGCTACGGCGACGAGTGCAAGACGCTTAAATAGGTTATaatagaatgattttttagggatcatgatttttttgaggggaccatggttttattaggccaccttccctatagtgataaggggtttCCTAAAATGTTGAAAtcactaacctacccttaatctaatttaatttaaaaccaacctaataaccacctatatatatataaccaccacctcctcccaccaccaccgcccaccaccgccgattactaccaccaccacctccgattatcactaccgccaaccaccgattaccaccaccaccaccgtccaccaccgccgattaccaccaccaccacctccgattatcaccaccaccaaccaccgattaccaccaccacctcctcccaccaccaccaccaccgcctatttaagaaatgtaacaacatcaatgcaatcacaattaagttcggttacatgataattttatcgagtataaaagacgccagccgcagcctgattctgccatgggaccactccggaggaaTTTTCCAACAAAcacttcactttaatttgattttgattgcttaatcgaatagaaatcatcaaaatagggttttaataggagttacagagccatgttcggttaggccgattttccaaaaaaaccctagtttactaaccgaacttcttgaaaatgaagaacacgaagaacagttcggttctattggatttaaaactaagtcatcgaactctctgttcggttgtttcgcaaaaaattttaaaactacaaagtaaccgaattCCACCCTttgaaccgaaaaaaaaaaacaaatccagtctaaccgaactgtgttgttgtggccactatgttgagttccaaaataaccgaacttagccaatagagttcggttttttcgcaaaaaaatttaaaactacaaagtaaccgaacttagccaatagacgctggaacttcacattttttttgtttgttaagtttggtaacttcacaattttatcgcagaaaccgaactcaaagttcggttggttagctgttaggttcaagtttgcgaaagaaccgaactttgtaaacttatatactcttatattacgtagagttcggttagatcaaaagtgcatgcagtttgcataccagtcgaactttgtacaccaaagttcggttagttgagaaccaaccgaacataacgctgtaactcctagaaattctcttattagagagttcggtaacctgcgtgtttggaacaagtaaccgaactacactttcatatgagttcggttactttttcatctcacggggcaaccgaactacaacttcagatgagttcggttacttattcttcatataaagtaaccgaactacggcttcagatgagttcggttacttgttcttcatataaattaACTGaattgttcaaaatccagttcaaatccggatcatttttaagattaacaaatattctaggagaggatggagatgaagaatcagataagtttcatcatttgaatactcaaacttagtgaattggaaaaaaaatctatttttcatgtttttctccttcatcttctctaactctactctctcaataattctactcaactaataataaacccatcttttaatttaatctcactaattgtttttaactaaatcattcactaatcataacctaaaattaattaagaggatagattagatattaaataaataactagatatggggtgacctagaattacttctaatgtctttacccaaaataaaaccatggtccctaaaaaaaccatgatcccaaaaaatcattcttataatatccttagtgaggggtagattttTCTAGTAGAGACCCACAGCACCAATAGATGCAGGAGCCCATCCATCCTTGGGGTGAATACACACAATGTCTGCATAAGAAAGACTACCTTTTGCTTTTAGTCGCTCATAGGCTTTCTGCGAGAGAGATCTCTTCTAAAGATTATAATTTCTGGACTCTGAATTTGCCTGATCCTCgcactacaaaacagaaggttCCTTGGAACGGTTAAAAAGCGTCCCAAGAGGCCCAAATCCGTCCCAAGAAGATATTAGTGACGTTTTTCTGACCGTCCCCTGTtacaccgtcactaatactatttggtcGTCAATTCTTTTAGGGACGGTCATATTATTGCCTTAATTTAAAAAATTGATCATTAATAGGGACGAGTACTCCATGAGCGTCCCAAATAACCCTCTTTAGAGACGGTTTTGAAAAACCAGCCTGTCCCTAGAAGCTACTTATTTTGTAGTGTCGATACCAATCACATTGGACGTCCCTTGAGTTGTGGTTTCATTATCTTCATTTTGTTGCTCCATTATAGTTTCTTCAACAATCAATTATCCTCTCAGGCCCACAAGGATGAATATAACATCTTTGAAATTTAGCCCATTAAAAGAGAAGATTTAGTCCCATAACACTTAAAACTAAAATTTATCCTTCATATTTAGATCTCAAGATTAGCAAAATGAACGTAAAGCTCGGTCGCACGAGCTTGTAACCAAAATGGGGATAACAAGGTGGTTGAACACTGGTCGGGTTTCACTCGGTAGGTCTGGTGTGCACAATATGATGACTCGGCCGCTCCAAGTTGGGAATTGGTCCCATTGTAGCCTGGGCTATGTGATCACTATAGCGGAGGGTTGGGAATTGGTCCCATTGTAGCCTGGGCTATGTGATCACTATAGCGGAGGGCACATCGTCCCTCTCTCGACAGTGAAAGGATAACGAGTTGATGTGTCCCAGTTCCAACTCAGCCTGGTTGACTCGGGTCAACTGAACAAccactttttcttttttctaaggCGGCAGGGGACTAAATACAGGCGTGTATATTGATCTCATTTCATAATGAAAATGAAATCATATCCTTGATCTGATTTCTTATACATACCTATGTATACCTTCTTGATAAAATTCTAAATTTAAATTTACATCCAATATTGATGCTCTaagaagaaaggaaatcaatttCCTTTCGTATCCGCATATGAAATTTAGGATTTAAAAATTTACACTATTAAGGGGTTTATGAGCCAAAAGATTTAATTTCTATGGCATGTAACTCCTTAAAAAGGAATATATAAACAAGGACTAGTCAttcgatttattttattttattttgcaccATTGTTGTATACTCAGGAAAGAGATGACAACCGCAGTTAGTATAATGTCCATTGATTCATGCTTGCGCATGTCCACTCAAAACCATTATTGAGTTGCGTGCGTGGTTTCCTTTTGCCAGTTGACACCCCTTGCATATTTTAATAAGACTAGATTAGCCGCCTATGACTAAGAATATCTTTAAATATCTCACGTGAGAATCCTTAGTGAAAGATGGTTTAATGGGGTTGTGACTTGAACGTGCATTCCGTTCAGTAAAGAAAGAATGTTCTCCTTCTCTATCAACTTGGCATCCATGCAGCTGGAGCTCTACTCCATATGAGCTGACTATTTGAATTGTCGGCCACAATTACACGCCGGCAACTTCATTAATCCAGTTGGCAATTACCCTAGATAATCCCTTGCGACACTCCAAACCACCTGCCTCGTAATGACTCGTTACCAACTTGGTTCATTGTATACAAAAATGATAAGGATGGGATATAATATCAATGGAAGTCACAGTGTCACACCATGGGCTCTTTCCTAACAGCTACCTCTAAATCTCAAAGCCTATCCATCTCTCTTTGCATCCTATATAAACACAATTTGATCTCATCCACTATTCACACCATTCATCTTGTTAATCAAAGACAACACTTCAAAACAACTACTAGTTTCTGATTAAACAAAAACACTTTTaatcaatggcttcttcttctacGTCTACTTCTTTCGTTTTGTGTTTCCTTTTATTTGTTTGTCTCTTCCATTTCTCTTCAGCTACAGGTAGAAAACTCAATGAGTTAGTCCAAGATAAACCAGCTATGCCACTACAATACCACAATGGTCCACTTCTTAGTGGTCAGACTTCTGTTAATCTCATCTGGTATGGCAACTTCAAGCCAGCCCAAAGAGCTATAATCTCCGATTTCTTTAGTTCCTTATATGCCACACCCAAAAATCAATCCCCTTCGGTTTCTATGTGGTTGAAAAAAGTTGAAAAGTACTGCAATCTTCCAAATTCTCCGAGGAAACCTAATATAATGGATATTATCCTGTTTACCTTATTTAAAATAAGGAGAATTATTTCCGATTTAACTCTTGTAATATTTAGAATAAGGAGAATTATCTCCGACTTAATTCTGGTATTCTCCAGAAATATTTATTGATTTGATATAAATATGTTTCCGAGAGAACATTATTCTCTAAGGAAAATTATCCCCAATCCAAAATGGTATCAGTCCCCTACGATCTTATTTTATCTAAACCATTAAAATCAATGGCGACGGAACCACTGAAGCTCACAGATATTGCTGAGGCATATAGTTCTATGCATCTACAGCAACCCGATGATGCTTTCTATATGGATACTGGTGCTACCTCGCATCTCACTGCTGATTCAGGTACTTTACATAACGTTTCAAATTCTAGTACTGTAAGGTctatcttagttggcaatggcaATAGCATTCCAGTTACTTCTAGTGGTACAAAGCTCATAAACCTTCCTTCTCGCACCCTTCAACTCAATAATACTCTTGTTGTTCTCGATATTATCAAAAACTTAGTTTTCGTTCGTaagttcaccactgataatcgtgTGTCTGTTGAGTTTGATCCATCTAGTTTTTCTGTGAAAGATTTGAGTTCGAGGAGGATTATCCTTCGGTGCAATAGTTCTGGGGAGCTCTACCCTATCACTACCTCTGCCTTACCAGCTCAAAAATCATCCCACTCTTCCCCTATATCTCTTGTTGTTTGTTCGCCGGATATTTGGCATAGTCATCTTGGTCATCCCGGCAAGGCTGTTTTAGATGTTCTTCGtaccaataattttattcattgtaataagaatcaacattctaaactttgtcattcatgtcaagttagtaaacatgttcgatTACCTTTTTATGAATCAAATTCCAATACTTTTgctccatttgatatcattcacagTGATTTATGGACCTCTCCATTACATGTTGATACCGGTTTTCGCTATTATCTTATCTTACTGGAATATTTCACCAACTATCTTCGGGTTTATCctttaaaatttaaatcccaAGTCTATGACA
This genomic interval carries:
- the LOC113336065 gene encoding GATA transcription factor 24-like yields the protein MDEEELEDDPFSSAAYADDNDRLTISYRGKAWVFDSVSPDNVRAVRSLLGGYEVPSFGLTTAPLSVDQTQKGGDSDHLPGRFNQQERAVALNRYREKRNHRCFDKNKIRYSVRKEVAERMQRKKGQFASSKPTPTESAFGSSSNALVPFEQLETMCTHCGTGSNNTPMMRGGPQGPRSLCNACGLRWKSKGTLTDLPRTVTAAMNKSASQDEAKVDGDGGGGEMGCTSQALDIVPSPQTPHEEYNFACLLTDKKTEDGWMCSRTNG